In Microvenator marinus, one genomic interval encodes:
- a CDS encoding biopolymer transporter ExbD, producing MARKRTEEKPDLELNLAPIMNMVVILIPLLLLSIVFLEVGVINITAPKLSVGPSTEEPPPEDDKKPLNLTVTVQTKGFMIAASEAVLTPRPGCPTQGPTICLAKQNVDVAAKFQRAREAMAQGNLVGGEAELKEALAAYNWPELYNQLMRIKKEYPDETIIKISADPDTPYSAIVRLMDVSRFQLAKESYGQASEFWSAQYKGTGTSPEELFPDPILSIAQ from the coding sequence ATGGCGCGTAAACGCACCGAAGAAAAACCAGATTTGGAACTCAACCTCGCCCCCATTATGAACATGGTGGTGATCTTGATTCCCTTGCTCCTTCTCTCGATCGTCTTCTTGGAAGTGGGTGTGATTAACATCACTGCGCCCAAGCTTTCAGTTGGACCTTCGACAGAAGAGCCTCCACCAGAGGACGATAAGAAGCCTTTGAATCTCACGGTCACCGTGCAGACCAAAGGGTTCATGATCGCTGCTTCCGAGGCAGTGCTCACCCCTCGTCCTGGATGCCCAACGCAGGGCCCGACGATCTGTCTTGCGAAGCAGAACGTCGACGTCGCTGCAAAGTTCCAGCGTGCTCGCGAAGCGATGGCACAAGGAAACCTCGTGGGTGGTGAAGCGGAGCTGAAAGAAGCGCTCGCGGCCTACAACTGGCCTGAGCTCTACAACCAGCTCATGAGAATTAAGAAAGAATACCCAGACGAGACGATCATCAAGATCTCGGCGGATCCAGACACCCCATACTCGGCCATTGTGCGCCTGATGGACGTGTCACGTTTCCAACTCGCCAAAGAGTCCTATGGCCAGGCGAGCGAGTTTTGGTCAGCTCAGTATAAGGGAACCGGTACTTCACCAGAAGAACTTTTCCCAGACCCAATCTTGTCGATCGCGCAGTAA
- the polX gene encoding DNA polymerase/3'-5' exonuclease PolX — MDNKEYARILKEISILRQIRGDNHFKIRAYENGARAIENLADPLESLMDEGDITQIEGIGKSLAKELESLRETGVSSVHQELLVELDPGLLDLMKIQGLGPKRIKTLYDELGISNVDLLKEAAESGKIADVEGLGKKTQEKILAEIERLAQSSGRMPLPAARAIAYGVRDKLKEVKGVEAIDVAGSIRRGRETIGDIDILVATSGEPQPIFEAFVTLPEVEEVLVRGDTKTSARLRNGMQVDVRIVRPEQFGAALHYFTGSKEHHVKLRTRAKKMGLKINEYGVFPRDSDTPVASKTEEDLYACLDLQFIPPELREGRDEIDLAEESKVPKLVEASDMLGDLHMHTTETDGRNTILEMVEAAKARNYRYIAITDHSQAVTVAGGMTPNRFEAQIAQIREINQELEDFRIYSGIEVDILKDGSLDMDHDLLRETDWVVASVHSHFNLPKEEMTARVIRAVESGLVHCLGHATGRILGGRDGYDLDIGQVMDACAVHGVAMEINGSTGRLDLNADLARMAHDRGVKIVLTSDAHSTRGLEDLDYALQQARRAGLTKADIMNTAPELSLG; from the coding sequence ATGGATAACAAAGAATACGCCAGAATTCTAAAAGAGATTTCAATATTACGCCAGATCAGAGGTGATAATCATTTTAAGATTCGAGCATATGAAAATGGCGCACGTGCCATCGAGAACTTGGCCGACCCTCTTGAGAGCCTGATGGACGAGGGTGATATCACTCAAATCGAGGGTATCGGAAAAAGTTTGGCAAAAGAGCTTGAATCGCTGAGGGAAACTGGAGTTTCAAGTGTTCACCAAGAACTCTTGGTGGAATTGGATCCTGGGCTTTTGGACCTGATGAAGATTCAGGGCCTCGGGCCAAAACGCATTAAGACGCTATATGACGAGCTCGGAATCTCCAATGTGGACCTTCTGAAAGAGGCCGCCGAGTCCGGCAAGATTGCCGACGTCGAGGGACTTGGGAAGAAAACTCAGGAAAAAATACTGGCGGAGATTGAACGACTCGCCCAGAGTTCTGGAAGGATGCCACTTCCCGCAGCCCGCGCGATTGCCTACGGCGTGCGAGACAAACTGAAGGAAGTTAAGGGCGTCGAGGCGATCGACGTCGCTGGCTCTATCCGGCGAGGCCGCGAAACAATTGGAGATATCGACATACTCGTGGCGACGAGCGGCGAGCCACAACCAATCTTTGAGGCCTTTGTCACTCTTCCAGAGGTGGAGGAAGTGTTGGTGCGCGGCGATACCAAGACGTCCGCGCGCCTTCGCAATGGAATGCAAGTCGATGTGCGAATCGTTAGGCCGGAGCAGTTCGGAGCCGCGTTGCACTACTTCACCGGCAGCAAAGAACATCACGTCAAGCTGCGCACTCGCGCAAAGAAGATGGGCTTAAAGATCAATGAGTACGGGGTGTTCCCCAGAGACTCAGACACTCCAGTAGCTTCCAAGACCGAAGAGGACCTCTACGCGTGTCTCGACCTTCAATTCATTCCACCGGAGCTGAGAGAAGGACGAGACGAAATCGATTTGGCTGAAGAGTCCAAGGTGCCAAAACTCGTGGAAGCCTCAGATATGTTGGGGGACCTGCATATGCACACCACCGAGACGGATGGCCGAAACACCATTCTTGAGATGGTTGAGGCGGCCAAGGCACGAAACTACCGCTACATCGCCATCACCGACCACTCTCAGGCCGTTACAGTTGCGGGCGGCATGACACCAAATCGATTCGAAGCCCAGATCGCTCAGATCCGAGAGATCAATCAGGAGCTCGAGGATTTTCGAATCTATTCGGGAATCGAGGTCGATATTCTCAAAGATGGAAGTTTGGACATGGATCACGACCTTTTGCGTGAGACGGACTGGGTCGTGGCGAGCGTTCACTCACATTTCAATCTGCCTAAAGAGGAGATGACGGCGCGAGTGATTCGAGCCGTAGAATCCGGACTCGTGCATTGTCTGGGTCACGCGACGGGCCGTATCCTGGGAGGACGCGACGGATACGACCTCGATATCGGGCAGGTCATGGACGCTTGCGCCGTCCATGGAGTGGCGATGGAGATCAATGGCTCGACAGGGCGCCTCGACCTAAATGCTGATCTGGCACGAATGGCGCACGATCGTGGTGTGAAAATCGTTTTGACATCCGATGCTCACTCAACACGGGGCCTTGAGGATTTGGACTATGCGTTACAGCAAGCACGCCGCGCGGGACTCACCAAAGCGGATATCATGAACACGGCGCCGGAACTCTCGCTCGGCTAA
- a CDS encoding tetratricopeptide repeat protein produces MKFNQLKTLIASASLFAALGLMTPSVFAQAQPVENPGEITRAISELENTFIKPAEVASQYRTESRLNDARVAYYLEDYQRASVLFMDLVRRETEAFPSYRESLFLLGDSLYRLRNYQASRRYLKQLIDMGRGTHFDDAARLYLEMAYESRNFEGVDQILSKLQGQGVDGALDYISGKTLYRQGKFEEARQSFMRASSNPEYSVVGLYFAGVAQVAQKEYDAALTTFQTVTSKTPGNPRDISVIELAYIAQGRLAYERGDHESAIDLYNRVPRESEHFDRALWEFTWVLVAKEMYREARRNVEILLLNDPNPAFEPEAKLLKADLSILLNEYELAEDDFKDILTTFEPVKTEMDKLAAEQQDLQAFFSILVEEVPGEEARQMPPLVTKWLESDDSVAAATAMIRDVRNVSRDIEDTGSVIREINARLSSGARVQSFPELSEGLAQGIEVENQLLATRHAMLEKQVSSANLSGDLATRWQAMASELEAIKAAHERAPQSRVELAEREELIFQEYDRLRAQLDAVAYQIDSQNAQLAAVNTYLEREYGRDLSQDEKDRVDALRAEIRGTLKELEDLRAQIQAEIAESRSMVGVGDDVVRAEGNIRKRYQDALARAESMLGSQGLDSSMQTARAEFPQQHQRLDAYFAKLESLVDEKVSEIRSEIEGEERLLAEHRASLQELMFASQGGAGVLAYLNFMRTRAKFDELVLRADVGLIDVKWQKKERISNQINQLFEDRTSELRMLQEAFNEVR; encoded by the coding sequence GTGAAGTTTAATCAACTCAAAACCCTGATCGCGTCAGCATCGCTCTTTGCCGCGCTCGGTTTGATGACTCCCAGTGTTTTTGCGCAGGCCCAGCCCGTAGAAAACCCAGGCGAGATCACCAGGGCCATTTCTGAGCTTGAGAATACCTTCATCAAGCCGGCAGAAGTGGCATCTCAGTATCGCACAGAATCGCGACTCAACGATGCTCGGGTCGCCTACTATCTTGAAGACTATCAGCGGGCGAGCGTGCTTTTCATGGACCTCGTTCGCCGCGAAACCGAGGCGTTTCCGAGTTATCGAGAAAGCCTTTTTCTCCTCGGAGACAGCCTCTACCGTTTGCGAAATTATCAGGCATCGCGCCGCTATCTCAAACAGCTCATCGACATGGGCCGTGGGACACATTTTGACGATGCCGCGCGCCTCTACCTAGAAATGGCGTACGAATCCCGAAACTTTGAGGGGGTCGACCAAATTCTCTCAAAGCTACAGGGCCAAGGGGTTGACGGAGCTCTCGACTATATTTCGGGAAAGACCCTCTATCGGCAGGGTAAATTCGAAGAGGCCAGACAGTCCTTCATGAGGGCGTCATCAAATCCTGAATATTCGGTGGTCGGGCTCTATTTTGCTGGCGTGGCGCAGGTCGCTCAGAAGGAATACGACGCGGCGTTGACGACCTTTCAGACCGTGACGTCGAAGACTCCGGGCAATCCCCGAGATATCTCCGTCATTGAACTCGCCTATATCGCTCAGGGGCGACTCGCCTACGAGCGCGGCGATCATGAGAGTGCCATCGACTTGTACAATCGCGTGCCTCGTGAATCCGAGCACTTCGATCGTGCACTCTGGGAGTTTACCTGGGTGCTCGTGGCTAAAGAGATGTACCGCGAAGCTCGACGAAACGTGGAGATTTTGCTTCTCAATGATCCGAACCCTGCTTTTGAGCCGGAAGCAAAGCTCCTGAAGGCTGACCTCTCCATTTTGCTCAATGAATACGAGCTCGCCGAGGATGACTTCAAAGACATCTTGACGACCTTTGAGCCGGTCAAGACTGAGATGGATAAACTCGCGGCTGAACAGCAAGACCTTCAGGCTTTCTTTTCGATCCTCGTTGAGGAGGTGCCGGGAGAAGAGGCGCGTCAAATGCCACCGTTGGTTACGAAATGGCTTGAGTCCGATGACTCGGTAGCCGCGGCGACAGCGATGATTCGAGACGTGAGAAATGTGAGCCGTGATATCGAAGACACGGGAAGCGTGATCCGAGAGATCAATGCTCGTCTGTCCTCTGGTGCACGGGTGCAGTCGTTCCCGGAGCTTTCCGAAGGGCTGGCTCAGGGGATTGAGGTGGAAAACCAGTTACTGGCGACACGCCATGCAATGCTTGAGAAGCAAGTTTCTAGCGCCAATCTCAGTGGTGATCTGGCCACCCGTTGGCAGGCGATGGCCTCGGAGCTAGAGGCCATCAAGGCAGCGCATGAGCGTGCCCCTCAGAGCCGAGTGGAGCTTGCGGAGCGTGAGGAGCTGATTTTTCAAGAGTACGATCGCCTACGTGCACAACTCGATGCTGTGGCGTATCAAATCGATAGCCAAAACGCGCAGCTTGCGGCGGTTAATACCTACTTAGAGCGAGAATATGGTCGTGACCTGAGTCAGGATGAGAAGGATCGCGTCGATGCGCTCCGCGCTGAAATCCGTGGCACCCTCAAAGAACTCGAAGATCTGAGAGCTCAAATCCAAGCTGAGATCGCGGAGTCTAGAAGCATGGTTGGCGTCGGAGATGATGTGGTACGCGCCGAAGGAAATATCAGAAAGCGATACCAGGATGCACTTGCGAGGGCCGAGAGTATGCTTGGAAGTCAGGGGCTTGATTCCAGCATGCAAACCGCCCGTGCGGAGTTTCCTCAACAACACCAGAGGCTAGACGCCTACTTCGCAAAACTAGAATCGCTAGTGGATGAAAAGGTCTCGGAGATCAGATCCGAGATCGAAGGCGAAGAGCGCCTATTGGCAGAACACCGAGCGTCCCTGCAAGAGCTGATGTTCGCATCGCAAGGTGGTGCCGGGGTGTTGGCATATCTGAACTTTATGAGAACACGAGCTAAATTTGATGAACTTGTTCTTCGAGCGGATGTCGGCCTGATCGATGTGAAGTGGCAGAAGAAAGAGCGAATTTCGAACCAAATTAATCAGCTCTTTGAAGACCGTACGTCTGAATTGAGAATGCTGCAGGAGGCCTTCAATGAAGTTCGATAA
- a CDS encoding tetratricopeptide repeat protein, whose product MKFDNLHRWGSRALLLGLLFGTPTGVFAQEEVAEEDGPEIVDETDLDKEAAQRGEDIRNKEGMAAEDKGLIRAPILLPEGVSQEQIAHFEDWQNALNRYAAEITDFQGTVDNIVDAEYKKRVSQINAAYQGKIESSEEIERRDRVAAIESFEAFLVKYPNHERYTPDAIFRLAELHFEKANDDFMLADDAFQEQLEAFQSGQRTDPPADPIRDYSNTIALFRRLIAEFPDYRLLDGAYYLLAYCELQMGNETEARSLFAELIVKRPDSQFVPEAWIRIGEFHFDYNELELAKQSYIEAMKFEDSQFYDKALYKLAWTYYRQDNFDQAIKEFARLIEYSDELQATTGQQGSVLRAEAVQYMAISLAEEDWNLDGNKDDDFGLIRVRKYITGDKPYEKEVLRRLGGYLFDNTRYADAVDIYRFILARYPLDRENPEVHEQIILALLRDDQLELAFEERGKLNQFYGPESQWYAHQQKLGNAEAIRYSDVLVKDNLIQSATWYHAEAQKMRSEAEAREDESLGERAQTLYASAATGYEGYLQRYPNDKDFYQWNFYFAESLYYSGQYQRAYEQYRVVREMDVPKNEFQEVAAFNTVKSLENMMADKVKTGELPPKVLPGLADAQAVAENQTQVRSEDEREEQKTITAEAIPAMVRDYVTEMDRYVVLNLKNEEDKYLDAKFAFQAAKVYYDFNDYPTARRRFEWVINQYPEHEVAYLSGSLILETYRNENDFTKLAEAAEKLSNVIQGEQAAAVRAEVKEFKLGAMFKSAEQLFADEKYEQAAEEYLRLLQEDPNNQFAAKALNNAAVAYENVQRYESAMKLYDRVYKEHPNDPLAVYALFRVAVNQERFFDYENAIQSYEIFYDKYRNKSQAEINETGLDFQLTERRADALRNAAVLQENLQNYKQAATAYERYSTTFPESEEADETAWRAVEAWEKAGDSQKMIRAINTYVKDHGTAENSPKVLEGLMKIADYYEGRRDQRRADTYYKQIIDEYQSRGVAPASPGAFFAAKSQFMLAERNFDKWNKIQIKGSLNNQKKLLNEKIAGQKALTAEYESVWGYQSLEWTMASSFRIGSLFQQFAQSLYNVPIPFRDDSEEYEVYRTQLEDIAIPLEDEAIRRYETTIAKAREEKIVNEWTMRTLEELNRYKPADYPLYKEERSTYEMRVVTGRDLIGAENLNPGAPK is encoded by the coding sequence ATGAAGTTCGATAACCTGCATAGGTGGGGCTCGCGAGCACTCTTGCTCGGTCTGCTCTTCGGTACTCCAACGGGCGTGTTCGCTCAGGAAGAGGTCGCTGAAGAAGACGGCCCCGAGATCGTCGATGAAACCGATTTGGACAAAGAAGCCGCCCAACGTGGAGAAGATATCCGCAATAAAGAGGGTATGGCTGCGGAAGACAAAGGCTTGATTCGTGCTCCGATCTTGCTTCCCGAAGGTGTTAGTCAGGAACAAATCGCGCATTTCGAAGACTGGCAGAACGCCCTTAATCGTTATGCTGCTGAGATTACCGACTTCCAGGGTACCGTAGATAATATCGTCGATGCCGAGTACAAAAAGCGTGTCTCGCAGATCAACGCGGCATATCAAGGGAAGATCGAGTCGAGCGAAGAGATTGAGCGACGTGACCGCGTCGCAGCGATCGAGTCTTTTGAGGCTTTCCTCGTCAAGTATCCGAATCATGAGCGATACACGCCGGACGCGATTTTCAGGCTCGCTGAGCTGCATTTCGAGAAAGCAAACGACGACTTCATGCTCGCTGATGACGCGTTCCAGGAGCAATTGGAGGCTTTTCAATCAGGTCAGAGGACCGACCCTCCGGCTGATCCGATTCGCGACTATTCAAATACGATCGCACTCTTCAGGCGTCTCATTGCGGAATTCCCTGACTATCGCTTGCTCGATGGCGCCTATTACCTGCTCGCGTATTGTGAATTGCAGATGGGCAACGAGACTGAGGCGCGTTCACTCTTTGCCGAGCTGATCGTCAAGAGGCCTGATTCTCAGTTCGTGCCAGAAGCGTGGATCCGAATTGGTGAATTCCACTTCGACTACAACGAACTCGAGCTTGCCAAGCAATCGTACATCGAGGCGATGAAGTTCGAGGACTCGCAGTTCTACGATAAGGCCCTCTACAAGCTGGCCTGGACTTATTACCGGCAAGACAATTTCGATCAGGCGATCAAAGAGTTTGCCCGCCTGATCGAGTACAGCGATGAGCTTCAAGCGACAACGGGCCAACAAGGTTCGGTTCTCCGCGCTGAAGCCGTGCAGTACATGGCCATCTCCCTCGCCGAGGAAGACTGGAATCTCGACGGCAATAAGGACGACGATTTCGGTCTGATCCGAGTTCGAAAGTACATCACCGGGGATAAACCCTACGAGAAGGAAGTCCTCCGACGCCTGGGTGGGTACCTTTTTGATAACACACGCTATGCGGATGCTGTGGATATCTACCGCTTCATCCTCGCGAGATATCCGCTCGATCGCGAAAACCCGGAAGTTCACGAGCAGATCATTTTGGCGTTGTTGAGAGACGACCAGCTCGAACTGGCTTTCGAGGAGCGCGGAAAACTCAATCAGTTCTACGGTCCCGAGAGTCAGTGGTACGCCCACCAACAAAAGCTCGGAAATGCCGAGGCCATTCGCTATTCAGATGTCTTGGTCAAAGATAACCTGATTCAGTCGGCCACGTGGTATCACGCCGAGGCCCAAAAAATGCGGTCCGAGGCTGAAGCCAGAGAAGACGAATCGCTTGGTGAGCGGGCGCAAACCCTCTACGCCTCCGCGGCTACGGGCTATGAAGGCTATCTTCAGCGCTACCCGAACGATAAAGATTTCTACCAATGGAACTTTTACTTCGCCGAGAGCCTCTATTACTCAGGGCAGTATCAACGAGCCTATGAGCAATACCGAGTGGTGCGAGAGATGGACGTTCCCAAAAACGAATTCCAAGAGGTGGCGGCATTCAATACCGTTAAATCTCTTGAGAATATGATGGCCGATAAGGTCAAAACTGGTGAACTTCCTCCGAAAGTCTTGCCGGGCCTTGCTGATGCGCAAGCTGTCGCGGAGAATCAAACCCAGGTTCGAAGTGAAGACGAGCGGGAAGAGCAAAAGACTATCACCGCAGAAGCAATTCCTGCGATGGTTCGTGATTACGTCACAGAAATGGACCGATACGTGGTGCTCAACCTCAAGAATGAGGAAGACAAGTATCTCGATGCGAAGTTCGCGTTCCAAGCCGCCAAGGTCTACTACGACTTCAACGACTATCCGACCGCAAGACGGCGCTTCGAGTGGGTGATCAACCAATACCCCGAGCACGAGGTCGCGTATCTCTCGGGAAGTTTGATCCTAGAGACTTACCGCAACGAAAACGACTTCACCAAACTCGCTGAAGCCGCGGAGAAGCTCTCCAACGTGATTCAGGGTGAACAAGCTGCCGCCGTTCGTGCAGAAGTCAAAGAGTTCAAGCTCGGCGCGATGTTTAAGTCGGCCGAACAGCTCTTTGCGGATGAAAAGTACGAACAAGCGGCTGAAGAGTATTTGCGCCTGCTCCAAGAGGATCCAAACAACCAGTTTGCAGCGAAGGCTCTAAACAACGCGGCCGTGGCCTACGAGAACGTTCAGCGATACGAATCGGCCATGAAACTCTACGATCGGGTTTACAAGGAACATCCGAACGATCCCCTGGCCGTTTACGCACTCTTCAGGGTGGCCGTGAATCAGGAGCGTTTCTTTGACTACGAAAACGCGATTCAGTCGTATGAGATTTTCTACGATAAGTATCGCAACAAGTCTCAGGCTGAGATCAACGAGACAGGACTGGATTTCCAGCTCACGGAGCGGCGTGCGGATGCGCTTAGGAATGCAGCCGTTCTTCAGGAAAACCTCCAGAATTATAAGCAGGCCGCAACTGCGTATGAGCGCTACTCGACGACTTTCCCCGAAAGTGAAGAGGCCGATGAAACTGCATGGCGAGCGGTTGAGGCGTGGGAGAAGGCAGGTGATTCTCAGAAGATGATTCGAGCCATCAACACCTATGTCAAGGACCACGGAACGGCGGAAAACTCCCCGAAGGTCCTCGAAGGATTGATGAAGATCGCCGACTATTACGAAGGACGTCGTGACCAGAGACGCGCCGACACGTACTACAAGCAGATCATCGACGAGTATCAGTCGCGCGGCGTGGCTCCGGCATCTCCAGGCGCCTTCTTTGCGGCCAAGTCGCAGTTCATGCTGGCCGAGAGAAACTTTGATAAGTGGAACAAGATTCAGATCAAAGGCTCGCTCAACAACCAGAAGAAGTTGCTCAACGAGAAGATCGCTGGTCAAAAGGCGCTCACAGCGGAATATGAATCGGTTTGGGGCTATCAGAGTCTTGAGTGGACCATGGCGTCGAGCTTCCGAATCGGAAGTCTCTTTCAGCAATTCGCTCAATCTTTGTATAACGTGCCTATTCCGTTCAGAGACGATTCCGAAGAGTACGAGGTCTATCGTACGCAGCTTGAGGATATCGCCATTCCGCTCGAGGATGAGGCGATTCGCCGCTACGAGACCACTATCGCTAAAGCCCGTGAAGAGAAGATCGTCAACGAGTGGACCATGCGAACACTCGAGGAGCTCAACCGCTATAAGCCGGCTGATTATCCGCTCTACAAAGAAGAACGTTCTACCTACGAGATGCGCGTGGTTACGGGTCGAGACCTCATCGGTGCCGAGAACCTGAATCCGGGAGCTCCAAAATGA
- a CDS encoding MotA/TolQ/ExbB proton channel family protein translates to MGAIAEAFRTGGIWMYLILAVSIFAIGIAIERFIFLFFKYNINAEAFYLQVQKLVMANNIDRAIKLCNAAPSAALPQVVKAGLTRANKGEVEIQNAVEEASLEVVPRIQKRTNALAALGNIATLLGLLGTILGLIEAFEALEKATPENRQRLLARGIALAMNTTAFGLIVAIPSLLAHLVLSGQTKRLMDEIDLYSVKLENLLVSRGKGGVAEE, encoded by the coding sequence ATGGGCGCAATTGCCGAAGCATTCCGCACTGGCGGAATTTGGATGTATCTCATCCTCGCAGTATCCATCTTCGCAATCGGGATTGCGATTGAGCGGTTCATTTTCTTGTTCTTCAAGTACAACATCAACGCCGAGGCCTTTTATCTTCAGGTCCAAAAGTTGGTGATGGCCAACAACATTGATCGTGCGATCAAGTTGTGCAATGCCGCTCCATCCGCAGCTCTTCCTCAAGTGGTGAAGGCTGGTTTGACTCGCGCCAACAAAGGCGAAGTCGAGATCCAGAACGCCGTGGAAGAGGCCTCCCTTGAGGTGGTTCCTCGTATTCAGAAGCGTACCAACGCCCTCGCGGCCCTTGGTAACATCGCAACGCTTCTCGGTCTTCTCGGAACCATCCTCGGTCTTATCGAGGCTTTCGAGGCTCTCGAGAAAGCCACTCCTGAGAATCGTCAGAGACTTCTGGCACGTGGTATTGCTCTCGCGATGAACACGACGGCTTTCGGTCTTATCGTGGCTATCCCGTCGTTGCTTGCTCACCTTGTACTCAGCGGTCAGACCAAGCGTCTGATGGACGAGATCGATCTCTACAGCGTCAAGCTTGAGAACCTTCTTGTCAGCCGTGGCAAGGGTGGCGTGGCAGAAGAGTAA
- a CDS encoding biopolymer transporter ExbD: protein MSDGFTQSDEQFILEQRARQKKAGRRKKKALEEPGGLGMNSLMDIMVIILVFLLKNYGDEPIKVIGEDLKAPESATQLTPEDMTTITVSQKAILVNNTKTVDVKQGAVDKSMKKGGEASLLIQPLFEGLQEEIAKKKREMRVLGQTYEPTATIIADQSTPFRLVTEVMYTAGQAELNQFKFAVVKVNRDSFGGAE from the coding sequence ATGTCGGACGGTTTTACACAATCAGACGAGCAATTCATTCTCGAGCAGCGTGCGCGGCAAAAGAAGGCTGGTCGGCGTAAGAAGAAAGCCTTGGAAGAGCCAGGTGGCCTTGGGATGAACTCCCTTATGGACATCATGGTTATCATTCTGGTCTTCCTTCTGAAGAACTACGGTGATGAGCCGATCAAAGTGATCGGTGAAGACTTGAAGGCTCCAGAGAGTGCGACCCAGCTCACACCGGAAGATATGACCACTATTACGGTCAGTCAGAAAGCGATCTTGGTGAACAACACTAAGACTGTGGACGTGAAGCAGGGTGCTGTGGATAAGAGCATGAAGAAAGGTGGCGAAGCCAGCCTCCTCATTCAGCCACTCTTTGAGGGACTCCAAGAGGAGATCGCCAAGAAGAAGCGTGAAATGCGAGTTTTGGGGCAAACCTATGAGCCCACTGCGACCATCATCGCCGATCAAAGCACTCCATTTCGCCTCGTAACCGAGGTGATGTACACCGCAGGCCAAGCAGAGTTGAACCAGTTTAAGTTCGCTGTGGTTAAGGTGAATCGCGACTCCTTCGGGGGCGCAGAGTGA
- a CDS encoding tetratricopeptide repeat protein, with translation MKKIILLAIGTSFVLACSGSPEKKDESVVEESVATEDMPATEDLMKDVQEMPSTDSLDDGSAESSSDESELDAGSAAMIRDAMESAKRGDLKSAQSSLESILTQPGAAYLAAYNLGVIHERQGQYEQSARRYFESLQKNPNFSPALINLVRLYLRQDRVQDAERLADRFANQRPDVLSHRVAGLEVGLYKGAYEDVIRKAKEVLRRDEKNVDAMVAMAQANFNLGRFELARSVVVRAVELDGSRADLFNIYGLVELKLDKKPAAIANFRKAVELRPQFPEARNNLGLLYHEARDFEAARLQFEEAVRVFPDYKHAFLNLGSAYKGLSRFRDAELAFKRAIEIDPQFADAHFNLAILYLDSDIPGMDPIARLQKSVDTFGQYKAVNKTMAKDDPANKYLEEARKAIEIEKQKQEMMREAQKGEES, from the coding sequence ATGAAGAAGATTATACTTCTAGCTATCGGAACTTCTTTCGTGCTGGCTTGCTCGGGATCTCCGGAGAAGAAAGACGAGAGCGTTGTTGAGGAAAGTGTCGCTACCGAGGACATGCCAGCGACTGAGGACTTGATGAAGGATGTCCAAGAGATGCCTTCAACCGATAGTCTCGATGACGGATCTGCTGAGTCTAGCTCTGATGAGAGCGAGCTCGACGCCGGCTCGGCAGCAATGATCCGCGACGCGATGGAATCCGCAAAACGTGGAGACCTCAAATCTGCACAATCCTCCCTTGAATCTATTCTTACCCAGCCAGGTGCTGCGTATCTTGCAGCGTATAATCTGGGTGTGATTCATGAGAGACAGGGACAATACGAGCAATCTGCGCGCCGCTACTTTGAATCACTTCAAAAGAACCCCAACTTTAGCCCGGCGTTGATCAATTTGGTGCGTCTCTATCTGAGACAGGATCGCGTTCAAGACGCTGAAAGGCTTGCCGATCGCTTTGCGAATCAGAGGCCGGACGTGCTGAGTCACCGTGTGGCCGGCCTCGAGGTAGGGCTCTACAAGGGCGCGTACGAGGATGTGATTCGTAAGGCCAAAGAGGTTCTGAGACGCGACGAAAAGAATGTGGACGCCATGGTGGCTATGGCGCAAGCAAACTTTAACCTTGGCCGCTTCGAGCTCGCACGCTCTGTGGTTGTGAGGGCCGTGGAGCTCGATGGATCGAGGGCTGATCTTTTCAATATCTACGGGCTCGTGGAGCTGAAGTTGGACAAGAAGCCGGCGGCCATCGCGAACTTCCGTAAAGCGGTCGAGCTACGCCCACAGTTTCCCGAGGCGCGAAATAACCTCGGCTTGCTCTATCATGAGGCTCGTGATTTCGAGGCGGCCCGCTTGCAGTTTGAAGAAGCTGTCAGGGTCTTTCCCGATTACAAGCATGCGTTCTTAAATCTTGGTAGTGCTTACAAAGGTCTGAGCCGCTTTCGAGATGCGGAGCTCGCGTTCAAACGAGCGATCGAGATCGACCCTCAGTTTGCGGACGCTCACTTTAACTTAGCCATTCTTTATCTCGACAGCGATATCCCTGGCATGGACCCCATCGCACGCCTTCAAAAGTCCGTTGATACCTTTGGTCAGTACAAGGCCGTCAACAAGACCATGGCAAAAGATGACCCAGCCAACAAATATCTTGAGGAAGCTCGCAAAGCGATCGAGATTGAAAAACAGAAGCAAGAGATGATGCGTGAGGCTCAAAAAGGAGAAGAATCATGA